The proteins below are encoded in one region of Flavobacterium sp. IMCC34852:
- a CDS encoding M28 family peptidase, with protein MRKLLFGATFFLTSFAFGQVKDEQMLKDIYTMALTNSKSYAWLDDLSNKIGHRLSGSVGAEKGVIYTKQQLETLGLDRVYLQEVMVPKWVRGEKETAYIIDKKNKISVPICALGGSVATPKEGITAEIIEVHSLKELETLGEAKIKGKIVFYNRPMEPENIDTFLSYGRCGDQRRSGAHEAAKFGAVGTIVRSLNLRLDDFPHTGATSYGDLPKEKYIPTAAISTNGAELLSQKLKENPKLTFYFKQSCQQLEDVLSYNVIGEIKGTVHPDKIMVVSGHLDSWDLADGSHDDGAGCVQSMAVLEIFKKLNYQPKNTLRVVLYMNEENGGRGGKQYEAESKRNKENHIFAMESDAGGFTPRGFSLECDEPNFTKVRSWASLFEPYLIHLFVKGHTGSDIHPLTSTKIVKAGLRPDSQRYFDYHHAANDTFEAINKRELELGAATMASLLYLFDQYGID; from the coding sequence ATGAGAAAACTTCTTTTCGGTGCTACATTTTTCCTGACTTCCTTTGCGTTTGGCCAAGTCAAAGACGAACAAATGTTGAAAGATATTTATACAATGGCTTTGACTAATTCTAAAAGTTACGCATGGCTCGATGATTTGTCTAATAAAATCGGACATCGTTTGTCAGGTTCGGTTGGCGCTGAAAAAGGGGTAATTTATACCAAACAACAATTGGAGACTTTGGGTTTGGATAGGGTTTATCTGCAAGAAGTAATGGTGCCTAAATGGGTTAGAGGTGAAAAAGAAACTGCTTATATTATAGATAAAAAAAATAAAATTAGTGTTCCTATTTGTGCGCTTGGCGGTTCAGTAGCCACTCCGAAAGAAGGAATTACTGCAGAGATTATAGAAGTCCATAGTCTAAAAGAGTTGGAAACTTTAGGTGAAGCCAAAATTAAAGGCAAAATCGTTTTTTACAACCGCCCGATGGAACCTGAAAATATTGATACATTTTTATCTTACGGTCGATGTGGTGACCAAAGAAGATCCGGAGCCCATGAAGCAGCAAAGTTTGGTGCTGTTGGAACCATTGTTCGTTCTCTCAATTTAAGATTAGACGATTTTCCACACACCGGCGCTACCAGTTATGGCGATTTACCCAAAGAAAAATACATTCCAACGGCTGCCATCAGTACCAATGGTGCCGAATTGTTGAGCCAAAAATTGAAAGAGAATCCGAAACTTACCTTTTATTTTAAACAATCCTGCCAACAATTGGAGGATGTACTTTCCTATAATGTAATCGGAGAAATTAAAGGAACGGTTCATCCCGATAAAATTATGGTGGTAAGTGGTCATCTAGATTCCTGGGATTTGGCCGATGGTTCACACGATGACGGTGCGGGTTGTGTACAAAGTATGGCTGTTTTGGAAATCTTTAAAAAGCTCAACTATCAACCTAAAAATACCCTGAGAGTGGTATTATACATGAACGAAGAAAACGGTGGACGAGGTGGAAAGCAATACGAAGCAGAATCCAAACGCAATAAGGAGAACCATATTTTTGCCATGGAAAGTGATGCGGGTGGATTTACACCCAGAGGTTTTTCTTTGGAATGCGATGAGCCTAATTTTACCAAAGTCAGAAGTTGGGCATCATTGTTTGAACCTTATTTAATCCATCTTTTTGTGAAAGGGCATACGGGTTCGGATATTCATCCGTTGACGTCGACTAAAATCGTTAAAGCCGGTTTGCGTCCGGATTCACAGCGTTACTTTGATTACCATCATGCCGCCAATGATACTTTTGAGGCCATTAATAAAAGAGAATTAGAGCTTGGTGCCGCTACGATGGCTTCCTTACTTTATTTGTTTGACCAATACGGCATTGATTAA
- a CDS encoding YiiX family permuted papain-like enzyme: MKKAVVIIAGLLVAFFVLAKVNAIQVDKAFAKLDQKAQESLRDGDIIFQTSQSRQCEAVRIATNSKFSHCGIIYDIKGEKYVYEAVQPVKITPFKEWISHGQGNAYLVKRLKNANTILNASVVEKMKSYGSQFKNKDYDLYFEWTDDKIYCSELVWKIYKNAAGIELCGLESLKKFNLDNPKVKAILQERYGNTIPLEEKVVAPSQLVDSPLLVTVIDTY; encoded by the coding sequence ATGAAAAAAGCAGTTGTAATCATAGCAGGTTTGCTGGTTGCCTTTTTTGTATTGGCAAAAGTCAATGCAATTCAAGTTGATAAAGCTTTTGCCAAATTAGACCAAAAAGCCCAAGAATCATTGCGTGACGGTGATATCATCTTTCAAACTTCACAATCCAGACAATGTGAAGCGGTAAGAATTGCGACCAACTCAAAATTTTCTCATTGTGGAATTATTTATGACATCAAAGGCGAAAAATATGTTTATGAAGCGGTTCAACCGGTAAAAATAACGCCTTTCAAAGAATGGATTTCCCATGGTCAAGGTAATGCCTATTTGGTAAAAAGATTGAAAAATGCAAATACTATTTTAAATGCTTCAGTGGTTGAAAAAATGAAATCGTACGGAAGTCAGTTTAAAAACAAAGATTACGACCTTTATTTTGAATGGACTGATGACAAAATATATTGTTCCGAATTAGTTTGGAAAATCTATAAAAATGCCGCGGGAATAGAACTTTGTGGATTGGAAAGTTTAAAAAAATTTAATTTGGATAACCCAAAAGTAAAAGCCATCTTGCAGGAACGTTACGGGAATACAATTCCGTTAGAAGAAAAAGTTGTAGCGCCATCACAATTGGTAGATTCGCCTTTATTGGTAACCGTAATTGACACTTATTAA